In Methylobacterium currus, the genomic stretch GAGCGGGTGGGCTTGCTTCCGGCTCCGCCGCGGACGGACGGCAACTATCGGTCCTATGGCGACGAGCACCTGCGCCGGTTGAGCTTCATCCGCCGCAGCCGCGACCTGGGCTTCACGGTGAAGAAGGTCCGGGAACTCCTCGCCCTGGCGGACCAGCGCGACAGGTCTTGCGCAGAGGTGGACATTATCGCACGTGCGCATCTGTCGGAGATCGAGCAGAAAATTTCCGACCTCATGAGGTTGTC encodes the following:
- a CDS encoding MerR family transcriptional regulator, whose translation is MTIGNLAAATATKVETIRWYERVGLLPAPPRTDGNYRSYGDEHLRRLSFIRRSRDLGFTVKKVRELLALADQRDRSCAEVDIIARAHLSEIEQKISDLMRLSNELRDVIDRCGCGSIAECNIIGALSPDGGTTRPKLPIAG